A genomic segment from Aegilops tauschii subsp. strangulata cultivar AL8/78 chromosome 1, Aet v6.0, whole genome shotgun sequence encodes:
- the LOC109776088 gene encoding uncharacterized protein, whose product MAKLMCLCFIILTIAVAVSADECEGDRRAMIKECAKYQQWPANPKLDPSDACCAVWQKANIPCLCAGVTKEKEKIYCMEKVAYVANFCKKPFPHGYKCGSYTFPPLA is encoded by the exons ATGGCGAAACTAATGTGCTTATGTTTCATCATCCTCACTATTGCGGTAGCCGTGTCGGCTGACGAATGTGAGGGTGACCGACGGGCCATGATCAAGGAGTGTGCTAAGTATCAACAATGGCCAGCAAACCCGAAGCTAGATCCGTCGGACGCATGCTGCGCCGTGTGGCAGAAGGCAAACATCCCATGCCTTTGCGCTGGTGTCACCAAGGAGAAAGAGAAGATATATTGTATGGAGAAGGTTGCCTACGTTGCCAATTTCTGCAAGAAGCCGTTCCCACATGGCTACAAGTGCGGAA GTTACACATTCCCTCCTCTGGCGTAG